The following proteins come from a genomic window of Streptomyces sp. GS7:
- a CDS encoding alpha/beta hydrolase → MTVPRNGLRRSKRTVVAAALAAAVVAGTGGWAAGTAQTAVTGPAPGAAAWRADHSLGVRLPDPATAEPAEVARFFASLTDHERQSLAARHPLTVGNLDGAPVALRYEANARALRAERDRQLALATDPAGTLQDHRQARKAADRCAALLAPGRHILAFDPRGRGQVAEVHGDMATAERTAVIVPGSDIDLASFDRAKDPYGTPTGMAASLRRQMAADAPGTRTAVIAWAGYTTPVGLGPDAATGRLAEAGAPRLARLLSGLAALGTPAPAVFCHSYGSVVCGLAAPRLERGEIADLMVFGSPGTRQDNVAELRTPARVWAARDASDWIGDVPNVELLGLGHGTDPTDPAFGARRVSAQQAKGHTGYLAPGTDSLRNFAAIALGRYAEVR, encoded by the coding sequence ATGACCGTGCCGCGCAACGGCCTTCGGCGCAGCAAGCGGACCGTCGTCGCCGCCGCACTGGCGGCGGCCGTCGTCGCGGGTACCGGCGGATGGGCGGCCGGCACCGCGCAGACCGCGGTGACCGGGCCGGCGCCCGGGGCCGCCGCCTGGCGGGCCGACCACTCGCTGGGCGTGCGGCTACCGGATCCGGCCACCGCGGAGCCCGCCGAGGTCGCCCGCTTCTTCGCCTCGCTGACCGACCACGAGCGGCAGTCGCTCGCCGCTCGGCATCCGCTCACCGTCGGCAACCTCGACGGTGCGCCGGTCGCCCTGCGCTACGAGGCCAACGCCCGTGCGCTGCGCGCGGAGCGGGACCGCCAACTCGCCCTCGCCACCGACCCGGCCGGCACCCTCCAGGACCACCGGCAGGCCCGGAAGGCCGCCGACCGCTGCGCCGCGCTGCTCGCCCCCGGGCGCCACATCCTCGCCTTCGACCCGCGCGGACGCGGTCAAGTGGCCGAAGTGCACGGCGACATGGCGACCGCCGAGCGGACCGCGGTGATCGTGCCCGGCTCGGACATCGACCTGGCGTCGTTCGACCGCGCGAAGGACCCGTACGGCACCCCGACCGGCATGGCCGCCTCGCTGCGCCGGCAGATGGCGGCGGATGCGCCCGGGACCCGTACGGCGGTGATCGCCTGGGCCGGCTACACCACCCCGGTGGGCCTCGGCCCGGACGCGGCCACCGGCCGGCTCGCCGAGGCCGGCGCGCCCCGGCTGGCCCGCCTCCTGTCCGGCCTCGCCGCCCTCGGCACCCCGGCGCCGGCGGTGTTCTGCCACAGCTACGGATCGGTGGTCTGCGGGCTGGCCGCGCCGCGTCTGGAACGCGGTGAGATCGCCGACCTGATGGTCTTCGGCTCGCCCGGGACGCGCCAGGACAACGTGGCGGAGCTGCGCACCCCGGCCCGGGTGTGGGCGGCCCGGGACGCCTCCGACTGGATCGGCGACGTCCCGAACGTCGAGCTGCTGGGCCTGGGGCACGGCACGGACCCCACCGATCCGGCGTTCGGCGCCCGGCGCGTCTCCGCCCAGCAGGCCAAGGGCCACACCGGATACCTCGCCCCCGGCACGGACTCCCTCCGCAACTTCGCGGCGATCGCGCTGGGCCGCTACGCCGAGGTGCGCTGA
- a CDS encoding response regulator codes for MTTRVIIVDDQAMVRAGFAALLAAQSDIDVVGDAPDGVQGVALSRRTHPDVVLMDVRMPEMDGLEAARQLLDPPIGVTHRPKVLMLTTFDVDDYVYEALRAGASGFLLKDAPPADLISAVRVVAAGEALLAPSVTRRLIADFARQRPAPRKDRASLRLNGLTPRETEVLELIARGLSNQEIADALILAEQTVKTHIGRVLAKLELRDRAQAVIFAYESGLVAPGER; via the coding sequence ATGACCACGCGCGTGATCATCGTCGACGACCAGGCCATGGTGCGGGCGGGGTTCGCCGCCCTGCTCGCCGCGCAGAGCGACATCGACGTGGTGGGTGACGCCCCGGACGGTGTGCAGGGCGTGGCGCTGAGCCGGCGGACGCACCCCGATGTGGTGCTGATGGATGTCCGGATGCCCGAGATGGACGGGCTGGAGGCGGCCCGTCAGCTGCTCGATCCGCCCATCGGCGTCACCCACCGCCCGAAGGTGCTGATGCTGACCACCTTCGATGTCGACGACTATGTCTATGAGGCGCTGCGGGCGGGCGCGTCCGGGTTTCTGCTCAAGGACGCGCCGCCGGCCGACCTGATCTCCGCGGTGCGCGTGGTGGCGGCCGGCGAGGCACTGCTCGCGCCGTCGGTGACCCGGCGCCTGATCGCCGATTTCGCCCGTCAGCGGCCGGCGCCCCGCAAGGACCGCGCCTCCCTGCGGCTGAACGGGCTGACGCCGCGGGAGACGGAGGTCCTGGAGCTGATCGCCCGCGGTCTGTCCAACCAGGAGATCGCCGATGCCCTGATCCTCGCCGAGCAGACCGTGAAGACCCATATCGGCCGGGTGCTCGCCAAGTTGGAGCTGCGGGACCGCGCCCAAGCCGTGATCTTCGCGTACGAGTCGGGTCTGGTGGCCCCCGGGGAGCGGTGA
- a CDS encoding sensor histidine kinase: protein MFKRPPTPEREPARGDGPEPVRTKALRAARQAVRVLAAELGTPAGPGTPLFAGVQSRWLRRLPYLVAFVFTVSLLPSGVNVLHNDYGMSGGLAGALATAQSVPLLLAVTRPLQAWWVIFAADLVGAAALIGTDGVAGRTWPWPPTVIVGYLVLMLALALRERRRTLIAVWLTTGAAGILAETIAPDRSQSTWVLMFVLAGVMLLMGAALRERGDAQRKLQEQETISEAERARRTLLEERTRIARELHDVVAHHMSVITVQADSAPYRISGIPQEAQEEFGAIAATARESLAEMRRLLGVLRSEETERQGGPEKAPQPGIGQLPKLVEATVRAGVPVELVLPPEPVVPEPAVDLSAYRIVQEALANVVRHAPGAQTRVSVTTTGDGARLTVLVVNSRPPVPSAPLETSGTGHGLVGMRERVRLVDGTLDTGPLPDGGFRVAAQLPLSAPLSGAAPLSAKGSDSP from the coding sequence ATGTTCAAGCGACCCCCCACCCCAGAGCGCGAGCCGGCCCGCGGCGACGGGCCCGAGCCGGTCCGCACCAAGGCGCTGCGCGCCGCCCGGCAGGCGGTGCGCGTCCTCGCCGCCGAGCTCGGCACCCCGGCCGGTCCCGGCACCCCGCTGTTCGCCGGCGTCCAGAGCCGCTGGCTGCGCCGTCTGCCCTACCTCGTTGCGTTCGTGTTCACGGTCTCCCTGCTGCCGTCGGGCGTGAACGTCCTCCACAACGACTACGGCATGAGCGGCGGCCTGGCGGGCGCGCTCGCCACCGCGCAGAGCGTGCCGCTGCTGCTCGCGGTGACCCGGCCGCTCCAGGCATGGTGGGTGATCTTCGCGGCGGATCTCGTCGGTGCCGCGGCCCTGATCGGCACCGACGGGGTCGCCGGCCGCACCTGGCCCTGGCCGCCCACGGTGATCGTCGGCTATCTGGTGCTGATGCTGGCGCTGGCGCTGCGCGAGCGCCGCCGCACCCTGATCGCGGTCTGGCTGACGACCGGCGCCGCCGGGATCCTCGCCGAGACGATCGCGCCCGACAGGAGTCAGAGCACCTGGGTGCTGATGTTCGTCCTCGCCGGCGTGATGCTGCTGATGGGCGCCGCCCTGCGGGAACGCGGCGACGCCCAGCGGAAGTTGCAGGAGCAGGAGACCATCAGCGAGGCGGAGCGCGCCCGGCGCACGCTGCTGGAGGAGCGCACCCGTATCGCCCGTGAGCTGCACGATGTCGTCGCCCACCACATGTCGGTGATCACGGTCCAGGCCGACAGCGCCCCTTACCGCATCAGCGGGATACCCCAGGAGGCCCAGGAGGAGTTCGGGGCGATCGCCGCCACCGCGCGCGAGTCCCTGGCGGAGATGCGCCGGCTGCTCGGGGTGCTGCGCAGCGAGGAGACGGAGCGGCAGGGCGGTCCGGAGAAGGCCCCGCAGCCCGGGATCGGCCAGCTGCCGAAGCTGGTCGAGGCCACCGTACGGGCCGGTGTGCCGGTCGAGTTGGTGCTGCCGCCGGAGCCGGTGGTCCCGGAGCCGGCGGTGGACCTGTCGGCGTACCGCATCGTCCAGGAGGCGCTGGCCAATGTGGTGCGGCATGCGCCGGGCGCGCAGACCCGGGTGTCGGTGACGACGACCGGGGACGGCGCACGGCTGACGGTGCTGGTCGTCAACTCCCGGCCACCGGTGCCCTCCGCGCCGCTGGAGACCAGCGGCACCGGGCACGGCCTGGTCGGCATGCGGGAGCGGGTGCGTCTGGTGGACGGCACGCTCGACACCGGGCCGCTGCCCGACGGCGGCTTCCGGGTCGCCGCCCAACTCCCCCTCTCCGCTCCGCTCTCCGGGGCGGCTCCTCTCTCAGCGAAGGGCTCCGACTCCCCATGA
- a CDS encoding DUF4429 domain-containing protein, whose amino-acid sequence MGDVLAGFHAVWEFDTDSVLIRFERGIRRPRLFQALGERRIPYEALKSVEVSQGRRGAVVLHAVPRQGADPLMEAANGQLKEDADPYRLVLPAERETLAEFYADELRAALGPAAKEPAERHLVAAPEPPLHFKAYDGKASFDGRSVAFRWFWTGASSAKWKSGDQMFAVDELTGVEWRSPEVLNGHLRLLERGAREPGAGEADQDPAAVVFGLGYGLVHESLPFAASVLEAVRAADPAPDVPEREPVRRAGETRRDPADIADRIRHLGELHEAGLLTDAEFSAKKAELLAEL is encoded by the coding sequence ATGGGTGATGTGCTGGCCGGTTTTCACGCCGTCTGGGAGTTCGACACGGACTCCGTGCTCATCCGCTTCGAACGGGGGATCCGCAGGCCGAGGCTGTTCCAGGCGCTCGGCGAGCGACGCATCCCGTACGAGGCGCTGAAGTCCGTCGAGGTCTCCCAGGGCAGGCGCGGCGCGGTGGTGCTGCACGCCGTGCCGCGGCAGGGGGCCGACCCCCTGATGGAGGCGGCGAACGGACAGCTCAAGGAGGACGCCGACCCGTACCGGCTGGTGCTGCCGGCCGAGCGCGAGACGCTGGCCGAGTTCTACGCCGACGAGCTGCGCGCGGCGCTGGGGCCCGCGGCGAAAGAGCCCGCCGAGCGCCACCTCGTGGCCGCACCGGAGCCTCCGCTGCACTTCAAGGCGTACGACGGCAAGGCGTCCTTCGACGGCCGGTCGGTCGCCTTCCGCTGGTTCTGGACGGGCGCGTCCTCGGCCAAGTGGAAGAGCGGCGACCAGATGTTCGCGGTCGACGAGCTGACCGGGGTGGAGTGGCGCTCGCCGGAGGTCCTCAACGGCCATCTGCGGCTGCTGGAGCGCGGGGCCCGCGAGCCGGGGGCCGGCGAGGCCGACCAGGACCCGGCGGCGGTGGTCTTCGGGCTCGGCTACGGGCTGGTCCACGAGTCGCTGCCGTTCGCCGCCTCCGTACTGGAGGCGGTACGCGCCGCCGACCCGGCGCCGGACGTGCCGGAGCGCGAGCCGGTGCGCCGGGCCGGGGAGACCCGCCGGGACCCCGCCGACATCGCGGACCGGATCCGGCATCTCGGGGAGCTGCACGAGGCGGGGCTGCTGACGGACGCCGAATTCAGCGCGAAGAAGGCGGAGTTGCTGGCGGAACTCTGA
- a CDS encoding alpha/beta hydrolase: protein MTSFSDLGPSSGFLQSTAWRASLALVVVFVMLAMTGWTAIRGTKDDANPLATAKAAWRHATFHGRALPDPDGAPATLRAFFGTLDRAERQQLATRYPLVVGNMGGAPVELRYSANRMAIDAARAVEKRRMRDHRLTPVGRQTAGQLMHRLESLMSDGRQILAFDPAGDGRAAEVFGDLTTADRVSVVVPGVDTNLSTFERTAKATAAPVGMAQSLYDAERSARPQARTAVIAWADYTTPAGLGVEAATGQLAEAGAVRLRSLVGSLPSDDSVSLFCHSYGSVVCGVAARSLPGNVTDIAVAGSPGMRAGSLSGLGTHARVWAMRDADDWIQDVPYLEVGGLGHGADPVDPSFGARILSAAGADGHAGYFAPGTRSLRNFAMVGVGALTSVECASSDSHCSTDLA from the coding sequence GTGACTTCTTTCTCGGACCTCGGTCCTTCCTCCGGTTTCCTGCAGTCCACCGCCTGGCGTGCCTCGCTCGCCTTGGTGGTGGTGTTCGTGATGCTTGCCATGACCGGCTGGACGGCCATCAGAGGCACCAAGGACGACGCCAACCCCCTGGCCACGGCGAAGGCCGCCTGGCGCCACGCCACGTTCCACGGGCGGGCGCTGCCCGACCCGGACGGCGCGCCGGCCACCCTCCGCGCGTTCTTCGGCACGCTCGACCGGGCCGAGCGCCAGCAGCTCGCGACCCGCTACCCGCTCGTCGTCGGCAACATGGGCGGCGCCCCCGTCGAGCTGCGCTACAGCGCCAACCGCATGGCCATCGACGCCGCCCGCGCCGTCGAGAAACGACGCATGCGCGACCACCGGCTCACGCCGGTCGGCCGCCAGACAGCGGGCCAGCTGATGCACCGCCTCGAATCGCTGATGAGCGACGGCCGCCAGATCCTGGCCTTCGACCCGGCGGGCGACGGCCGGGCCGCGGAGGTCTTCGGCGACCTCACCACGGCCGACCGGGTCTCGGTGGTGGTGCCCGGTGTGGACACCAACCTGTCGACCTTCGAGCGCACCGCCAAGGCGACCGCCGCCCCCGTGGGCATGGCGCAGTCCCTCTACGACGCCGAGCGCTCCGCCCGGCCGCAGGCCCGTACGGCGGTGATCGCCTGGGCCGACTACACCACGCCGGCCGGACTGGGCGTCGAGGCCGCCACCGGGCAGCTCGCCGAGGCCGGCGCGGTCCGGCTGCGCTCCCTGGTCGGCTCCCTGCCGTCCGATGACTCCGTCTCGCTGTTCTGCCACAGCTACGGGTCCGTGGTGTGCGGCGTCGCGGCCCGGAGCCTGCCGGGCAACGTCACCGACATCGCGGTGGCGGGCAGCCCCGGCATGCGGGCCGGGAGCCTGTCCGGGCTGGGTACGCACGCCCGGGTCTGGGCGATGCGCGACGCCGACGACTGGATCCAGGACGTGCCGTACCTGGAGGTCGGCGGGCTCGGCCACGGTGCCGACCCGGTCGATCCGTCCTTCGGGGCGCGCATCCTGTCGGCCGCCGGCGCCGACGGGCACGCCGGCTACTTCGCTCCGGGCACGCGCAGTCTGCGCAACTTCGCGATGGTCGGCGTCGGTGCCCTCACGTCGGTGGAGTGCGCCTCCAGCGACTCCCACTGCAGCACGGACCTGGCCTGA
- a CDS encoding TetR family transcriptional regulator, whose protein sequence is MATPTPQTAPTGGLRERKKQRTRDALIRAALELFTEQGYEATTIDEIAEAVDVSQRTFFRYFANKQDVTFAVQDMVEARFLSELRARPEDEAPLTALRSAVMVAWDDIGNAIASVIPLDLHMRSYQMIESTPALVAAHLRRSSELEEQIAQLIARREGLDVDTDPRPRVLVAAFSGVMRVAGKIWGEGQDCSVAAIRELTQSYLDQIGPAIDADWRTR, encoded by the coding sequence ATGGCGACCCCGACGCCGCAGACGGCACCCACCGGCGGCCTGCGCGAACGCAAGAAGCAGCGCACCCGCGACGCCCTGATCCGGGCGGCGCTGGAGCTCTTCACGGAGCAGGGGTACGAGGCGACGACGATCGACGAGATCGCCGAGGCCGTGGACGTCTCCCAGCGCACGTTCTTCCGGTACTTCGCCAACAAGCAGGACGTCACCTTCGCGGTCCAGGACATGGTCGAGGCCCGCTTCCTCAGCGAGCTGCGCGCCCGCCCGGAGGACGAGGCCCCGCTGACCGCGCTGCGCAGCGCCGTGATGGTGGCCTGGGACGACATCGGCAACGCCATCGCCTCGGTGATCCCGCTGGACCTGCACATGCGCTCGTACCAGATGATCGAGTCGACGCCCGCACTGGTCGCCGCGCATCTGCGCCGCTCGTCCGAACTGGAGGAGCAGATCGCCCAGTTGATCGCCCGGCGCGAGGGGCTGGACGTGGACACCGACCCCCGCCCGCGGGTGCTGGTCGCGGCGTTCAGCGGCGTGATGCGGGTGGCCGGGAAGATCTGGGGCGAGGGCCAGGACTGCAGCGTGGCGGCGATCCGCGAGCTGACGCAGTCCTATCTGGACCAGATCGGGCCGGCGATCGACGCCGACTGGCGGACCCGCTGA
- a CDS encoding MFS transporter gives MSSQTPVADVAPELPVPEPRKGLRGHPWLTLFSVAIGVMMVALDGTIVAIANPAIKEDLGASLADVQWITNGYMLALAVALITAGKLGDRFGHRQTFLIGIVGFAAASGAIGFSSQVTLVIVFRVLQGLFGALLMPAALGLLRATFPAEKLNMAIGIWGMVIGASTAGGPIVGGLLVEHVSWQSVFFINVPVGALALILGLVILKDHRAENAPRSFDIPGIVLLSGAMFCLIWPLIKATDWGWGDTKTWGFLIAAVVLFVLFAVLETRVREPLIPLRMFRSVPLTAGTVLMVLMAFAFMGGLFFVTFYLQNVHGMSPVDSGLHLLPLTGMMIVGSPLAGALITKFGPRIPLVGGMVFTAVAMYGMSGLDTSTGTGPMSLWFALLGLGLAPVMVGATEVIVGNAPLELSGVAGGLQQAAMQVGGSLGTAVLGAVMASRVDNQLPGKWQAAGLPPLPPEKMSQVSDAVSAGIAPVPKGTPPEFAQKITTVAHDTFVSGMGLAFTVACGVAIVAAVVAVLTKRGANAEAGAGMGHI, from the coding sequence ATGAGTTCACAGACCCCGGTCGCCGACGTCGCACCGGAACTTCCCGTACCGGAGCCTCGAAAGGGGCTGCGGGGCCATCCCTGGCTGACGCTCTTCTCCGTCGCCATCGGCGTCATGATGGTGGCGCTCGACGGCACGATCGTCGCCATCGCCAACCCGGCCATCAAGGAGGACCTCGGCGCGTCGCTCGCCGACGTGCAGTGGATCACCAACGGCTACATGCTCGCGCTGGCCGTCGCGCTGATCACCGCGGGCAAGCTCGGTGACCGCTTCGGTCACCGCCAGACCTTCCTCATCGGCATCGTCGGCTTCGCCGCCGCGTCCGGTGCCATCGGGTTCTCCAGCCAGGTCACGCTGGTCATCGTCTTCCGTGTGCTGCAGGGCCTGTTCGGCGCGCTGCTGATGCCCGCCGCGCTGGGACTGCTGCGCGCCACCTTCCCGGCCGAGAAGCTCAACATGGCCATCGGCATCTGGGGCATGGTCATCGGCGCCTCCACCGCCGGCGGCCCGATAGTCGGCGGACTGCTGGTCGAGCACGTCAGCTGGCAGTCCGTGTTCTTCATCAACGTGCCGGTCGGCGCGCTGGCCCTGATCCTCGGCCTGGTGATCCTCAAGGACCACCGCGCGGAGAATGCCCCCCGCTCCTTCGACATCCCCGGCATCGTGCTGCTGTCCGGCGCGATGTTCTGCCTCATCTGGCCGCTGATCAAGGCGACGGACTGGGGCTGGGGCGACACGAAGACCTGGGGCTTCCTGATCGCCGCGGTCGTCCTCTTCGTGCTCTTCGCCGTCCTGGAGACCAGGGTGCGCGAGCCGCTGATCCCGCTGCGGATGTTCCGCTCCGTGCCGCTCACCGCCGGCACCGTCCTCATGGTGCTGATGGCCTTCGCCTTCATGGGCGGCCTGTTCTTCGTGACGTTCTACCTCCAGAACGTCCACGGCATGAGCCCCGTCGACAGCGGTCTGCACCTCCTGCCGCTGACCGGCATGATGATCGTCGGCTCGCCGCTCGCGGGCGCGCTGATCACCAAGTTCGGCCCCCGGATCCCGCTGGTCGGCGGCATGGTCTTCACCGCCGTCGCCATGTACGGCATGTCCGGTCTGGACACGAGTACCGGCACCGGCCCGATGTCCCTCTGGTTCGCCCTGCTCGGCCTGGGCCTCGCGCCCGTCATGGTCGGCGCCACCGAGGTCATCGTCGGCAACGCCCCGCTGGAGCTGTCCGGTGTGGCCGGCGGTCTCCAGCAGGCCGCCATGCAGGTCGGCGGCAGCCTCGGTACGGCGGTGCTCGGCGCGGTGATGGCCTCTCGCGTCGACAACCAGCTTCCGGGCAAGTGGCAGGCGGCCGGCCTCCCGCCGCTGCCGCCCGAGAAGATGTCCCAGGTGTCCGACGCCGTCTCGGCCGGTATCGCGCCGGTGCCGAAGGGCACCCCGCCGGAGTTCGCCCAGAAGATCACCACCGTCGCCCACGACACCTTCGTCTCCGGCATGGGCCTGGCCTTCACGGTCGCCTGCGGTGTGGCGATCGTCGCGGCCGTCGTCGCGGTCCTCACCAAGCGCGGCGCGAACGCCGAGGCGGGCGCCGGCATGGGGCACATCTGA
- a CDS encoding peptidase inhibitor family I36 protein, whose amino-acid sequence MRIRLFDTFHTTALVTGLAALAAVLVAPAALGAPAAYAAGAARTAGHPATSGDCSAGQLCLWPKADFGGRRQTYELSDTEIESCVSLPKGVTAAAFANRTGRPVTTYQSAECAETGEFDTYPGGGSWVPKAPYQVRAFKLWEQ is encoded by the coding sequence ATGCGTATCCGTCTGTTCGACACGTTCCACACCACCGCGCTGGTCACCGGCCTGGCCGCGCTGGCCGCGGTGCTGGTCGCCCCGGCCGCCCTCGGCGCCCCGGCCGCGTACGCCGCCGGCGCCGCCCGCACCGCAGGGCACCCCGCCACCTCCGGCGACTGCTCGGCCGGCCAGCTGTGCCTCTGGCCGAAGGCGGACTTCGGCGGCAGGCGGCAGACCTACGAGCTGTCCGACACCGAGATCGAGAGCTGCGTCTCCCTGCCCAAGGGGGTCACCGCCGCCGCGTTCGCCAACCGCACCGGCCGCCCGGTCACCACCTACCAGAGCGCCGAGTGTGCCGAGACCGGCGAGTTCGACACGTACCCGGGCGGCGGCAGCTGGGTGCCCAAGGCGCCGTACCAGGTAAGGGCGTTCAAGCTATGGGAGCAGTGA